In one window of Microbacterium dextranolyticum DNA:
- a CDS encoding amino acid ABC transporter ATP-binding protein encodes MANPTGPAPATSNISVRRGDPLVVVTAVEKHYGDFHALKNIDLTVNRGEVVVVIGPSGSGKSTLCRTINRLETITSGSITIDGKELPKEGKALAALRADVGMVFQSFNLFSHLTILENVTLGPIKVKGVKKADAEAQAKVLLDRVGVGHQASKLPAQLSGGQQQRVAIARALAMKPKVMLFDEPTSALDPEMINEVLDVMIGLAEDGMTMIVVTHEMGFARKAADRVVFMADGQIVEQATPDEFFTAPRSERAKDFLSKLITH; translated from the coding sequence ATGGCGAACCCCACAGGCCCCGCTCCGGCGACGTCGAACATCTCCGTCCGTCGCGGCGACCCGCTCGTCGTCGTCACCGCTGTCGAGAAGCACTACGGCGACTTCCATGCCCTGAAGAACATCGATCTCACCGTCAACCGCGGTGAGGTCGTCGTCGTCATCGGACCGTCGGGCTCGGGCAAGTCGACGCTGTGCCGCACGATCAACCGGCTCGAGACGATCACGAGCGGCTCGATCACGATCGACGGCAAGGAGCTGCCAAAAGAGGGCAAGGCCCTCGCCGCGCTGCGTGCCGACGTCGGCATGGTCTTCCAGTCGTTCAACCTCTTCTCGCATCTGACGATCCTCGAGAACGTCACGCTCGGCCCGATCAAGGTCAAGGGCGTGAAGAAGGCGGATGCCGAGGCGCAGGCGAAGGTGCTCCTCGATCGCGTCGGGGTGGGCCACCAGGCATCCAAGCTGCCGGCGCAGCTCTCCGGCGGTCAGCAGCAGCGCGTCGCGATTGCGCGGGCTCTGGCGATGAAGCCGAAGGTGATGCTGTTCGATGAGCCGACCAGTGCCCTCGACCCCGAGATGATCAACGAAGTGCTCGACGTGATGATCGGCCTCGCGGAGGACGGGATGACGATGATCGTCGTCACGCACGAGATGGGCTTCGCGCGCAAGGCCGCCGACCGGGTCGTCTTCATGGCCGACGGCCAGATCGTCGAGCAGGCGACGCCGGACGAATTCTTCACGGCGCCGCGCAGCGAGAGGGCGAAAGACTTCCTCTCCAAGCTGATCACGCATTGA
- a CDS encoding glutamate ABC transporter substrate-binding protein, which translates to MQKKNRVVGAFAGLALAALALTACNSGTPGADPGASGGATDAANPWTVATDVTLTGSPTFDRIKSAGVVKVGVKEDQPGLGYLDPVTNTRSGFDVDVARWIAASLGFDADKITFQPIASANREQAIVNGDIDYYVGTYSITDKRKQQISFAGPYFITGQGLLVAANNDKITGKDSLTADETVCSATGSTSIQRIKEQTPAKTKEYDTYSACVEDLKNGQVDAVTTDEAILIGYAAQAPDQLKVVGEPFSEERYGVGIAKGDAAFQTFINTMFTDGGSTWQAIFDKNLGASGVKATQPKVDAAE; encoded by the coding sequence ATGCAGAAGAAGAATCGTGTCGTCGGCGCTTTCGCCGGCCTGGCCTTGGCCGCCCTCGCTCTGACCGCGTGCAACAGCGGAACCCCGGGCGCCGACCCCGGCGCCTCGGGCGGTGCGACCGACGCCGCCAACCCGTGGACGGTCGCCACCGATGTCACCCTTACGGGAAGCCCGACGTTCGACCGGATCAAGAGCGCGGGCGTCGTCAAGGTCGGGGTGAAGGAGGACCAGCCCGGGCTCGGATACCTCGACCCCGTGACCAACACGCGCAGCGGTTTCGACGTCGACGTGGCGCGGTGGATCGCGGCATCCCTCGGATTCGACGCGGACAAGATCACGTTCCAGCCGATCGCCTCGGCCAACCGCGAGCAGGCGATCGTGAACGGCGATATCGACTACTACGTCGGAACGTACTCGATCACCGACAAGCGCAAGCAGCAGATCTCCTTCGCCGGTCCGTACTTCATCACCGGCCAGGGACTGCTGGTGGCGGCGAACAACGACAAGATCACCGGTAAGGACTCGCTCACCGCCGATGAGACCGTCTGCTCGGCGACCGGCTCGACCTCGATCCAGCGGATCAAGGAGCAGACGCCCGCCAAGACGAAGGAGTACGACACCTACTCCGCGTGCGTCGAGGACCTGAAGAACGGTCAGGTCGATGCGGTCACGACCGACGAGGCGATCCTCATCGGGTACGCGGCGCAGGCGCCCGACCAGCTCAAGGTCGTCGGCGAGCCCTTCAGCGAGGAGCGCTACGGCGTCGGCATCGCCAAGGGCGACGCCGCCTTCCAGACGTTCATCAACACGATGTTCACCGACGGCGGATCGACCTGGCAGGCGATCTTCGACAAGAACCTCGGTGCGTCGGGCGTGAAGGCCACGCAGCCGAAGGTCGACGCGGCGGAGTGA
- a CDS encoding amino acid ABC transporter permease, translated as MGVITDNLDLWGQALRGTLVLFFGGGILALVLGFIVGAMRVSPIPAARAVGAVYVNWIRNTPLTLVMFFFAFCLPILLRERVDATLLATLALGVYTATYVAETLRSGINTVPVGQAEAARALGLTFGQVMALVVLPQATRSVIPPMMSVLIALLKNTTVAAGFSVLNLGSIRSNLSERGENQLLTLLWVMVIFVVLVLLLAWLQRAMERKWKVAR; from the coding sequence GTGGGCGTCATCACCGACAATCTCGACCTCTGGGGACAAGCGCTCCGAGGCACGCTGGTGCTGTTCTTCGGCGGCGGGATCCTCGCTCTGGTGCTCGGATTCATCGTGGGGGCGATGCGGGTCTCGCCGATCCCCGCCGCACGCGCGGTCGGTGCGGTGTACGTCAACTGGATCCGCAACACCCCGCTGACGCTCGTCATGTTCTTCTTCGCTTTCTGTCTGCCGATCCTGCTGCGGGAGCGCGTCGACGCCACTCTGCTGGCGACGCTCGCGCTCGGCGTCTACACGGCGACCTACGTCGCCGAAACGCTGCGCTCGGGTATCAACACGGTTCCGGTCGGTCAGGCCGAGGCCGCGCGGGCGCTCGGTCTCACGTTCGGTCAGGTGATGGCTCTCGTCGTGCTGCCGCAGGCGACGCGCTCGGTCATCCCCCCGATGATGAGCGTGCTGATCGCGCTCCTGAAGAACACCACGGTCGCCGCCGGGTTCTCGGTGCTGAACCTCGGCTCGATCCGCAGCAACCTCAGCGAGCGCGGCGAGAACCAGCTCCTCACGCTGCTCTGGGTCATGGTCATCTTCGTCGTCCTCGTGTTGCTGCTCGCGTGGCTGCAGAGGGCGATGGAGCGCAAGTGGAAGGTCGCCCGATGA
- a CDS encoding amino acid ABC transporter permease — MSSVLYDVPGPRAVARNRILGVVTILVVLALAGWVVWRFAVTGQFSADKWEIFGYATIWQRLLDGALATLAAFASAAVGALVLGFVLAIGRLSEHAWIRVPVGWITELLRAVPVLVFMMLLYYGLPVIGVRMEPYWAVVIALVAYNGSVLAEVIRAGVESLPRGQSEAGYAIGLRKAGVLRLILLPQAIRAMMPVIVAQLVVTLKDTALGFIITYPELLYVIKLLGSNAVYGSPLIQTAIVGGAIYVALCLALSYIAYRIEQRTKRRQQQQAAEGGAPHHPVGQGGTDTELIALQSRAGKIDPGNTAQL; from the coding sequence ATGAGCTCGGTCCTGTACGACGTCCCCGGCCCCCGCGCCGTCGCACGCAACCGCATCCTCGGTGTGGTGACGATCCTCGTCGTGCTCGCCCTTGCGGGATGGGTCGTCTGGCGGTTCGCCGTGACCGGGCAGTTCTCCGCCGACAAGTGGGAGATCTTCGGGTACGCCACGATCTGGCAGCGGCTGCTCGATGGTGCGCTCGCGACGCTCGCCGCGTTCGCATCGGCGGCCGTCGGCGCCCTCGTGCTCGGGTTCGTCCTCGCGATCGGCCGTCTGTCCGAGCATGCGTGGATCCGGGTTCCCGTGGGGTGGATCACCGAGCTGCTGCGCGCCGTCCCCGTGCTGGTGTTCATGATGCTCCTCTACTACGGACTGCCGGTGATCGGCGTGCGCATGGAGCCGTACTGGGCCGTCGTGATCGCGCTCGTCGCGTACAACGGGTCGGTGCTGGCCGAGGTCATCCGCGCCGGCGTCGAGTCGTTGCCGCGCGGCCAGAGCGAGGCCGGATACGCGATCGGTCTGCGCAAGGCGGGGGTGCTCCGCCTCATCCTGCTGCCGCAGGCCATCCGGGCCATGATGCCGGTGATCGTCGCCCAGCTCGTGGTCACCCTCAAGGACACGGCGCTCGGGTTCATCATCACCTACCCCGAACTGCTCTACGTCATCAAGCTCCTCGGCTCGAATGCGGTGTACGGATCGCCCCTGATCCAGACGGCGATCGTGGGCGGCGCGATCTACGTGGCGCTGTGCCTCGCGCTCAGCTACATCGCGTACCGCATCGAGCAGCGTACGAAGCGTCGCCAGCAGCAGCAGGCGGCTGAAGGCGGAGCGCCGCACCACCCCGTCGGCCAGGGCGGCACCGACACCGAGCTGATCGCCCTGCAATCGCGCGCCGGGAAGATCGACCCCGGCAACACCGCACAGCTCTGA
- the pheS gene encoding phenylalanine--tRNA ligase subunit alpha produces MSDAPEITQDAVDAAVADALEAIAAAGSTAELKAARAAHSGEASPLAQLNAQLRNVPNEQKAAFGKLVGQARGRVTQALVAREEELAAAEDAARLEAERVDITAIAPRGRVGARHPVSLLQEEIADLFVGMGWEIAEGPELEHEWFNFDALNFDVDHPARQMQDTFFVDPVDRHLLLRTHTSPVQVRSMIEREVPIYVLCPGRVYRTDEFDATHLPAFVQFEGLVVDKGISMANLKGTLDHVARQLFGPEAKTRFRTNFFPFTEPSAELDLWHPTFKGGARWIEWGGCGMVNPNVLSAAGIDPEVYSGFAFGMGVERALMFRSDVQDMRDMAEGDVRFSEQFGMVV; encoded by the coding sequence GTGTCTGACGCACCCGAGATCACCCAGGACGCCGTGGATGCCGCTGTCGCCGATGCCCTCGAGGCGATCGCCGCGGCCGGGTCCACCGCCGAACTCAAAGCCGCCCGCGCGGCGCACAGCGGCGAGGCGTCGCCCCTCGCGCAGCTGAACGCCCAGCTGAGGAACGTGCCGAACGAGCAGAAGGCGGCGTTCGGCAAGCTCGTCGGCCAGGCGCGCGGCCGCGTGACCCAGGCGCTCGTCGCTCGTGAGGAAGAGCTCGCCGCAGCGGAGGACGCCGCCCGTCTCGAGGCGGAACGAGTCGACATCACGGCGATCGCGCCGCGGGGTCGCGTCGGCGCCCGGCATCCCGTCTCGCTCCTGCAAGAGGAGATCGCGGACCTCTTCGTCGGCATGGGGTGGGAGATCGCCGAAGGCCCCGAGCTCGAGCACGAGTGGTTCAACTTCGATGCCTTGAACTTCGATGTCGACCACCCGGCGCGCCAGATGCAGGACACGTTCTTCGTCGACCCGGTCGACCGACACCTGCTGCTGCGCACGCACACGAGCCCGGTGCAGGTGCGGTCGATGATCGAGCGCGAGGTGCCGATCTACGTGCTCTGCCCGGGTCGCGTCTATCGCACCGACGAGTTCGATGCGACGCATCTGCCGGCCTTCGTGCAGTTCGAGGGCCTCGTCGTCGACAAGGGCATCTCGATGGCGAACCTCAAGGGCACGCTCGACCATGTCGCGCGCCAGCTGTTCGGTCCCGAGGCGAAGACCCGGTTCCGCACCAACTTCTTCCCCTTCACCGAGCCGTCGGCCGAGCTCGACCTGTGGCATCCGACCTTCAAGGGCGGCGCGCGCTGGATCGAGTGGGGCGGCTGCGGCATGGTCAATCCGAACGTGCTGAGCGCCGCGGGGATCGATCCCGAGGTGTACTCGGGCTTCGCGTTCGGGATGGGTGTCGAGCGGGCGCTGATGTTCCGCTCGGATGTGCAGGACATGCGCGACATGGCCGAGGGCGATGTCCGCTTCAGCGAGCAGTTCGGAATGGTGGTCTGA
- the pheT gene encoding phenylalanine--tRNA ligase subunit beta produces the protein MRVPLSWLREYVELPEGATTDDVFAALVSVGFEEEEVIGFELTGPVVVGQVVSFEAEPQSNGKTIRWCQVDVGEDNGGVRGIVCGASNFFAGDKVVVSLPGAVLPGPFPISARKTYGHVSDGMIASARELGLGDEHNGILRLVELGLDPEVGVDAIALLGLDDVAVDVNVTPDRGYALSMRGIAREYAHATGAVFRDPAAHEWDDVRPGAGFPIVVDDAAPLRGRVGASEFVVRVVRGVDPTRPTPPWMVSRLTLAGIRSLGVLIDITNYVMLELGNPIHGYDLDLLQGGITVRRASAGEKLTTLDGKERSLSAEDLLITDESGPIGLAGVMGGGTTEMTDATRNVLIEAATFDPITIARTARRHKLPSEASRRFERGVDPLLPFVAARRVAELMVALAGGTLDEELGGALYGEVFLASIELPRGFVSQLIGVDYTDAEITGALETIGCEVSDAEDGWEVIPPSWRPDLTDRWTLAEEVARIHGLDRIPSVLPTPPAGSGGRGLTALQKGRRRVANALAAAGFVETPSFPFSTAAANDLHGSASGDPLPSVKLANPLDGQTPYLRRSLVPGLMQVAHRNLARGFSDLALFETGLVFAPEAGVAYGTTEVPPLGLRPSDETLAALNAAIPPQPRRVAVLLTGNLSTKAPARPAVAFELADALGAVQTIAAAAGVRVDVAQGERAALHPGRTGIVSVRGVEVGYVGEVLPGVSAEADLPGRVYVAELDLDAVLALAGDLDVAASLSGYPAATQDVSLLVGDDVVAGDVEDALAAGAGELLESLRLVDDYRGDGIPAGTRSLTFALRFRASDRTLTAAEATDAKLAGVAVASERFGATIRE, from the coding sequence ATGCGCGTCCCTCTGTCGTGGTTGCGTGAGTACGTCGAGCTTCCCGAGGGCGCGACGACCGACGACGTCTTCGCGGCGCTCGTCTCGGTCGGGTTCGAAGAGGAAGAAGTGATCGGCTTCGAGCTGACCGGCCCGGTCGTCGTCGGACAGGTGGTCTCGTTCGAGGCCGAACCGCAGTCCAACGGAAAGACGATCCGCTGGTGCCAGGTCGACGTCGGCGAGGACAACGGCGGCGTGCGCGGCATCGTCTGCGGCGCCTCGAACTTCTTCGCCGGCGACAAGGTCGTCGTGTCGCTGCCCGGCGCGGTCCTTCCCGGCCCGTTCCCGATCTCGGCGCGAAAGACCTACGGCCACGTCTCCGACGGCATGATCGCCTCGGCGCGCGAGCTCGGTCTCGGTGACGAGCACAACGGCATCCTCCGCCTCGTCGAGCTCGGCCTCGATCCCGAGGTCGGCGTCGATGCGATCGCTCTGCTCGGTCTCGACGATGTCGCGGTCGACGTGAACGTCACGCCCGACCGCGGTTACGCGCTGTCGATGCGCGGCATCGCGCGCGAGTATGCGCACGCGACCGGCGCGGTGTTCCGCGATCCCGCCGCGCACGAGTGGGACGACGTGCGCCCCGGTGCCGGGTTCCCGATCGTCGTCGACGACGCCGCGCCTCTGCGCGGACGCGTCGGCGCGAGCGAGTTCGTCGTCCGTGTCGTGCGAGGCGTCGACCCGACCCGTCCGACGCCTCCGTGGATGGTGTCGCGGCTGACGCTCGCGGGCATCCGTTCTCTCGGCGTCCTCATCGACATCACGAACTACGTCATGCTCGAGCTCGGCAACCCGATCCACGGCTACGACCTCGATCTGCTCCAGGGCGGGATCACCGTGCGCCGCGCGAGCGCGGGCGAGAAGCTCACGACCCTCGACGGCAAGGAGCGCTCGCTCAGCGCCGAGGACCTGCTCATCACCGACGAGTCGGGTCCGATCGGACTCGCGGGCGTCATGGGAGGTGGCACGACCGAGATGACGGATGCCACCCGCAACGTCCTCATCGAGGCCGCGACCTTCGACCCGATCACGATCGCCCGCACCGCGCGGCGTCACAAGCTGCCCTCCGAGGCCTCGCGCCGGTTCGAGCGCGGCGTCGACCCGCTGCTGCCGTTCGTCGCCGCGCGTCGGGTCGCCGAGCTCATGGTCGCCCTGGCCGGCGGCACGCTCGACGAGGAGCTCGGTGGCGCGCTCTACGGCGAGGTGTTCCTCGCCTCGATCGAGCTTCCGCGCGGTTTCGTGTCGCAGCTCATCGGCGTCGACTACACCGATGCCGAGATCACCGGAGCGCTCGAGACGATCGGGTGCGAGGTCTCGGACGCCGAGGACGGCTGGGAGGTCATCCCGCCGTCGTGGCGCCCCGACCTCACCGACCGGTGGACGCTCGCCGAAGAGGTGGCCCGGATCCACGGCCTCGACCGGATTCCGTCGGTTCTGCCGACCCCGCCCGCCGGGAGCGGAGGCCGGGGGCTCACCGCGCTGCAGAAGGGGCGTCGCCGCGTCGCGAACGCGCTCGCCGCGGCCGGCTTCGTGGAGACGCCGTCGTTCCCGTTCTCGACCGCCGCGGCGAACGATCTGCATGGGTCGGCCTCGGGCGATCCGCTGCCGTCGGTGAAGCTCGCCAACCCGCTCGACGGCCAGACGCCGTACCTGCGACGCTCGCTCGTCCCGGGCCTGATGCAGGTGGCGCACCGGAACCTCGCGCGTGGGTTCAGCGACCTCGCGCTGTTCGAGACCGGACTCGTCTTCGCGCCGGAAGCAGGCGTCGCCTACGGCACCACGGAGGTCCCGCCCCTCGGCCTCCGTCCGAGTGACGAGACCCTCGCAGCCCTGAACGCCGCGATCCCGCCGCAGCCCCGTCGCGTCGCGGTGCTCCTCACCGGCAACCTCAGCACGAAGGCGCCGGCACGTCCGGCCGTCGCGTTCGAGCTCGCCGATGCACTCGGCGCGGTGCAGACGATCGCCGCCGCGGCCGGCGTGCGGGTCGATGTCGCCCAGGGCGAGCGCGCGGCACTCCACCCCGGCCGCACCGGCATCGTCTCCGTGCGCGGCGTCGAGGTCGGCTACGTCGGCGAGGTCCTCCCCGGTGTGTCCGCCGAGGCCGACCTTCCCGGACGCGTGTACGTCGCCGAGCTCGACCTCGACGCCGTGCTCGCCCTCGCGGGCGACCTCGACGTCGCGGCGTCGCTGTCGGGATACCCGGCGGCCACACAGGACGTGTCGCTCCTCGTGGGCGACGACGTCGTGGCCGGCGATGTCGAAGACGCGCTCGCGGCGGGCGCCGGGGAGCTTCTCGAGTCGTTGCGACTCGTCGACGACTACCGCGGCGACGGCATCCCCGCCGGTACCAGGAGCCTGACCTTCGCGCTCCGCTTCCGGGCGTCCGATCGCACCCTGACGGCGGCCGAGGCGACCGACGCGAAGCTCGCCGGCGTGGCCGTGGCATCCGAGCGCTTCGGCGCGACGATCCGCGAGTAG
- a CDS encoding ABC transporter ATP-binding protein, with translation MSESPHTPALHLSGLVKRFGEKTAVAGIDLVVPSGSFYGLVGPNGAGKTTTLSMATGLLRPDAGTARVHGIDVWADPAGAKAIIGNLADGVRLFDRLTGEQLITYTAMMFSLPRTEIAPRVHDLLELMDLTAAAGTIVADYSAGMTKKVALACALVHAPRLLVLDEPFESVDPVSAANIEDVLRSYTSSGGSVIVSSHSMDLVQRMCDHVAVIAGGRVLAAGTVNEVRAGESLQDRFVSLVGGRHTSEGPQWLRQS, from the coding sequence ATGAGCGAGTCACCGCACACCCCCGCCCTCCATCTCTCCGGTCTCGTCAAGCGATTCGGCGAGAAGACCGCCGTCGCCGGGATCGATCTGGTCGTCCCGTCCGGCTCTTTCTACGGGCTCGTCGGGCCCAACGGCGCCGGCAAGACGACCACCCTGTCGATGGCCACCGGCCTGTTGCGGCCCGATGCGGGCACCGCGCGGGTGCACGGTATCGACGTCTGGGCCGACCCGGCCGGCGCGAAGGCGATCATCGGCAATCTCGCGGACGGCGTGCGACTGTTCGACCGCCTGACTGGTGAACAGCTCATCACCTACACCGCGATGATGTTCTCGCTGCCGCGCACCGAGATCGCTCCGCGCGTGCACGACCTGCTCGAGCTGATGGACCTGACGGCGGCCGCGGGCACGATCGTCGCCGACTACTCCGCCGGCATGACGAAGAAGGTCGCCCTCGCGTGCGCCCTCGTCCATGCGCCACGGCTGCTGGTCCTCGACGAGCCGTTCGAATCGGTCGACCCGGTGTCGGCGGCCAACATCGAAGACGTGCTGCGCTCGTACACCTCGTCGGGAGGCTCGGTCATCGTCTCGAGCCATTCGATGGATCTCGTCCAGCGCATGTGCGACCATGTCGCCGTCATCGCCGGCGGGCGGGTGCTCGCCGCCGGGACGGTGAATGAGGTGCGGGCGGGGGAGTCGTTGCAGGACCGCTTCGTCTCGCTCGTCGGCGGGCGTCACACCTCGGAGGGGCCGCAGTGGTTGCGACAGTCCTGA
- the argC gene encoding N-acetyl-gamma-glutamyl-phosphate reductase, with amino-acid sequence MTYSVAVSGASGYAGGEILRLLAAHPDIEIRTVTAHSNAGQPLIDHQPHLRSLAHLTLEDTTPEILAGHDIVFLALPHGQSAQYTDALADVPLVIDAGADHRLTSADAWAQFYGGAFSEPWSYGVPELPLAGGATQRSALAGATRIAAPGCNASTVALSLAPGVAAGVIDASDIVTVLAVGPSGAGKSLKTNLLASEILGSANPYAVGGTHRHIPEIRQSLVAAGAAGEVKISFTPVLVPMARGILATSTAPLAPGVTDAQIRDAWQAAYGDETFVQLLPEGQFPRTADVLGANTALLGLAIDRAANRVVVVAAVDNLVKGTAGAAIQSMNIALGLPEATGLTVNGVAP; translated from the coding sequence ATGACCTACTCGGTCGCCGTCTCCGGCGCCTCCGGCTACGCCGGGGGCGAGATCCTGCGCCTGCTCGCCGCGCACCCCGACATCGAGATCCGCACCGTCACGGCGCACTCGAATGCCGGGCAGCCCCTCATCGACCACCAGCCGCATCTGCGGTCGCTGGCCCACCTCACCCTCGAGGACACGACGCCCGAGATCCTCGCCGGGCACGACATCGTGTTCCTCGCGCTGCCGCACGGGCAGTCGGCGCAGTACACGGATGCCCTCGCCGACGTGCCGCTCGTCATCGACGCCGGCGCCGATCACCGGTTGACCTCGGCGGATGCCTGGGCGCAGTTCTACGGGGGGGCGTTCAGTGAGCCGTGGTCGTACGGCGTTCCCGAACTGCCGCTCGCGGGGGGCGCGACGCAGCGGTCGGCGCTCGCCGGCGCGACGCGCATCGCCGCGCCGGGATGCAACGCCTCGACCGTGGCACTGAGCCTCGCACCCGGTGTCGCCGCAGGAGTGATCGACGCATCCGACATCGTCACCGTCCTCGCGGTCGGCCCGTCGGGCGCCGGCAAGAGCCTGAAGACGAACCTGCTGGCATCCGAGATCCTCGGCTCCGCGAACCCGTATGCCGTCGGCGGCACGCACCGGCACATCCCCGAGATCCGGCAGTCGCTCGTCGCAGCCGGGGCGGCGGGCGAGGTGAAGATCTCGTTCACGCCCGTCCTCGTGCCGATGGCGCGGGGCATCCTCGCGACCTCGACGGCGCCCCTCGCCCCGGGCGTCACCGATGCGCAGATCCGGGATGCCTGGCAGGCGGCCTACGGCGACGAGACCTTCGTACAGCTGCTTCCCGAAGGACAGTTCCCGCGGACGGCCGACGTCCTCGGGGCGAACACGGCTCTCCTCGGGCTCGCGATCGACCGTGCGGCGAACCGCGTCGTCGTGGTCGCGGCCGTCGACAACCTCGTCAAGGGCACCGCGGGTGCCGCCATCCAGTCGATGAATATCGCCCTCGGCCTTCCCGAGGCCACGGGCCTGACCGTGAACGGAGTGGCACCGTGA
- the argJ gene encoding bifunctional glutamate N-acetyltransferase/amino-acid acetyltransferase ArgJ, with protein sequence MSVTAPEGFLADGVAVGLKSTGKPDVAVVVNQGPLKVGAAVFTSNRAKANPILWSTQVIQDGVVEAIVLNSGGANCFTGSFGFQTTHQTAEKAAELLGVSPGDVLVCSTGLIGTGDETFRAKVLEGTEQAIAGATSDGGEDAARAIMTTDTVPKTSTFRGDGWVIGAMAKGAGMLAPGLATMLVVITTDAVLTAEEADAHLRAATRVSFDRLDSDGCMSTNDQVTLMVSGASGVTPEPEAFAAALADVCLDLAGQLQADAEGASHDISIRVVGAASEDDAVEVGRSVARNNLFKAAIFGNDPNWGRVLAAIGTTEASFDPYAVDVSFNGVRLCSAGAPDRPREEVDLTPRATDVLIDLKAGAAAATILTNDLTHDYVHENSAYSS encoded by the coding sequence GTGAGCGTCACCGCACCCGAAGGATTCCTCGCCGACGGCGTGGCGGTGGGCCTGAAGTCCACCGGCAAGCCCGACGTGGCCGTCGTCGTCAACCAGGGGCCTCTCAAGGTCGGCGCCGCCGTCTTCACGAGCAACCGCGCGAAGGCGAACCCGATCCTCTGGTCGACGCAGGTCATCCAGGACGGCGTCGTCGAGGCGATCGTGCTGAACTCGGGTGGGGCGAACTGCTTCACCGGCAGCTTCGGCTTCCAGACCACGCACCAGACGGCGGAGAAAGCGGCGGAGCTGCTCGGCGTGAGCCCGGGCGATGTGCTCGTCTGCTCGACGGGGCTCATCGGCACCGGCGACGAGACCTTCCGTGCGAAGGTGCTCGAGGGCACCGAGCAGGCGATCGCCGGGGCGACGTCCGACGGCGGCGAGGACGCGGCCCGGGCCATCATGACGACCGACACGGTGCCGAAGACGAGCACGTTCCGCGGCGACGGCTGGGTGATCGGCGCCATGGCGAAGGGCGCGGGCATGCTCGCGCCGGGCCTCGCCACGATGCTCGTCGTCATCACGACCGATGCCGTGCTCACGGCGGAGGAGGCCGACGCGCACCTGCGTGCCGCCACCCGCGTGAGCTTCGACCGGCTGGATTCCGATGGGTGCATGTCCACGAACGACCAGGTCACCCTCATGGTCAGCGGGGCGAGCGGCGTGACCCCCGAGCCCGAGGCGTTCGCCGCGGCGCTCGCCGACGTCTGCCTCGACCTCGCCGGTCAGTTGCAGGCGGATGCCGAAGGCGCGAGCCACGACATCTCGATCCGCGTCGTCGGTGCCGCCAGTGAGGACGACGCCGTCGAGGTCGGCCGCTCCGTGGCCCGCAACAACCTCTTCAAGGCCGCGATCTTCGGCAACGACCCGAACTGGGGCCGGGTGCTCGCCGCGATCGGGACCACCGAGGCATCCTTCGACCCGTACGCGGTCGACGTGAGCTTCAACGGCGTGCGGCTGTGCAGCGCGGGAGCCCCCGACCGTCCGCGCGAAGAGGTCGACCTCACGCCGCGGGCCACCGACGTGCTCATCGACCTCAAAGCGGGTGCGGCTGCGGCGACGATCCTGACCAACGACCTGACGCACGATTACGTGCACGAGAACAGCGCGTACAGCTCATGA